One region of Mycolicibacterium insubricum genomic DNA includes:
- a CDS encoding Mce protein: MSRRTATADVFDQVCDTDDEQRPAPPVSHWQADDENSATAADDSASEPDVTTPQATGARGRRVGLRTVVTGLLLALSLATSVVFVWQAHTRHQLDAAREQALQAAKDYAVVLTTLDVTNIDANYRDTLAGATGKFKDDYSQGSSQMRQILIDNHASGTGIVVDAAVKSATPTRVEVLLFVDQSITNAANPSPRIDRNRIDMTMDLVGGRWLASNVEIL; this comes from the coding sequence ATGAGCAGACGAACGGCCACCGCCGACGTGTTCGACCAGGTGTGCGATACCGACGACGAGCAGCGCCCGGCGCCGCCGGTGTCGCACTGGCAAGCCGACGACGAGAACAGCGCCACCGCCGCCGACGACAGTGCTTCCGAGCCCGACGTCACGACTCCCCAGGCGACGGGCGCCCGGGGCCGGCGCGTCGGTCTGCGCACCGTCGTCACCGGATTGCTGCTGGCGCTGTCGTTGGCGACCTCGGTGGTCTTCGTCTGGCAGGCCCACACCCGTCACCAGCTCGACGCGGCCCGCGAGCAGGCGCTGCAGGCGGCCAAGGACTATGCCGTCGTCCTGACGACGCTGGACGTCACCAACATCGACGCCAACTACCGCGACACCCTGGCCGGTGCCACCGGCAAGTTCAAGGACGACTACAGCCAGGGGTCCAGCCAGATGCGCCAGATCCTGATCGACAACCACGCCTCGGGCACCGGGATCGTCGTCGACGCCGCGGTCAAATCGGCCACACCGACGCGGGTCGAGGTGCTGCTCTTCGTCGACCAGTCGATCACCAACGCGGCCAACCCGAGCCCGCGCATCGACCGCAACCGCATCGACATGACGATGGACCTGGTGGGCGGCCGCTGGCTGGCCAGCAACGTGGAGATCCTGTGA
- a CDS encoding MlaD family protein, whose amino-acid sequence MMNFVNAVLAQVIRLVKAVASRKVLLSYVGLVLTAVIALAYIAVGGLRFNPLHSRISVRVLMPESGGLLARQDVTVRGIPVGRVEAVNLGDTGVEAVISIDSTAHIPTDSPVRVSGLSAAGEQYLDFRPEHADGPFLGDGAVISAEQVTMPVTLPQIIDNSRGALAQLDPDRLQTMFAELRVTKDGPRKLAAVFDGASLLASTVDSVLPETVSMIRNTKVVFGTVADVGPGLKRTAVNVDQVLSGVGRMDGGFRTLVENGNSQLATVDNLIADNRQNVVALLGNLTTVSQLVYQRLPALEHLWRPDRDSVIDRVSSIVRDGAIWGIGDIYPRYRCDYNLPRKAPTEANFPEPFRNTYCLDDDPALLVRGARNAPRPPGDDTAGPPPGQDPLAVTDKSPDIPPYTIPTPYGGPVMPVPMPN is encoded by the coding sequence ATGATGAATTTCGTCAACGCGGTGCTGGCGCAGGTGATCCGGCTGGTCAAGGCGGTCGCCAGTCGCAAGGTGCTGCTGTCCTACGTCGGTCTGGTGCTCACCGCGGTGATCGCCCTGGCCTACATCGCGGTCGGCGGGCTGCGGTTCAACCCGCTGCACAGCCGCATCTCGGTGCGTGTCCTGATGCCCGAATCCGGTGGCCTGCTGGCCCGCCAGGACGTCACTGTCCGCGGTATCCCGGTGGGCCGGGTGGAGGCCGTCAACCTCGGGGACACCGGGGTCGAGGCGGTGATCTCCATCGACTCGACCGCGCACATCCCGACAGACAGCCCGGTGCGGGTGTCCGGACTGTCCGCCGCCGGCGAGCAGTACCTGGATTTCCGGCCCGAGCACGCCGACGGTCCGTTCCTGGGCGACGGCGCGGTCATCAGTGCCGAGCAGGTCACCATGCCGGTGACGCTGCCGCAGATCATCGACAACAGCCGCGGTGCGCTGGCCCAGCTCGACCCGGACCGGCTGCAGACGATGTTCGCCGAACTGCGGGTCACCAAGGACGGGCCGCGCAAACTCGCCGCCGTTTTCGACGGCGCGAGTCTGCTTGCCAGCACAGTGGATTCGGTACTGCCCGAGACGGTCAGCATGATCCGCAACACGAAGGTGGTGTTCGGCACGGTGGCCGACGTCGGGCCGGGCCTCAAGCGCACCGCGGTCAACGTCGACCAGGTCCTCAGCGGCGTCGGCAGGATGGACGGCGGTTTCCGCACCCTGGTGGAGAACGGGAACTCGCAACTGGCGACCGTCGACAACCTCATCGCCGACAACCGGCAGAACGTGGTGGCGCTGCTGGGCAATCTGACCACCGTCTCGCAGCTGGTGTACCAGCGGCTGCCGGCGCTGGAGCATCTGTGGCGGCCCGACCGTGACTCCGTCATCGACCGGGTGTCCTCGATCGTGCGCGATGGCGCCATCTGGGGCATCGGCGACATCTATCCGCGCTATCGGTGCGACTACAACCTGCCGCGCAAGGCGCCCACCGAGGCGAATTTCCCCGAGCCGTTCCGCAACACCTACTGCCTCGACGACGATCCGGCGCTGCTGGTCCGCGGTGCGCGCAACGCGCCGCGCCCGCCCGGCGACGACACCGCCGGCCCGCCGCCCGGCCAGGACCCGCTGGCGGTGACCGACAAGTCGCCCGACATCCCGCCCTACACCATTCCGACCCCCTACGGCGGCCCGGTCATGCCGGTGCCGATGCCCAACTGA
- a CDS encoding MlaD family protein: MVRPLRMIKTAAAVGAVVLLSGCATGLDAVPLPSPGAGGPTYRLTAMFSNALNLPAKAKVRLYGADIGEVESIDAEDFTAAVQMRIRSDVPLPAASTAELRAATPLGDVFVQIRPPGNGEGPLLRDGDTIPKTATAAAPTVEELLNSMAMLVNGGTIRALTTDINGAGRAVGGRGTKVADLISETNAFLAKTTARSTQLDGALRSTSKLAVDMAARRTSLDHALDAGAPALAVIADNTGKIADLADTVARSTDALSKFPSMRRTDTRSLVADLNRLSAVFNDISVDPNLSLTAFNRLLGILIKATNSTAFSVLANIPQIALGVLPDKNYPGDPGFHGPDGTDWHLMIGGLRYEWNMLLGRIYGPDRP, translated from the coding sequence ATGGTGCGGCCGTTGCGGATGATCAAGACCGCCGCCGCGGTCGGTGCGGTGGTACTACTGAGCGGCTGCGCGACCGGACTGGACGCGGTGCCGTTGCCCTCGCCCGGCGCCGGCGGCCCGACGTACCGGCTCACCGCGATGTTCTCCAACGCGCTGAACCTGCCGGCGAAGGCCAAGGTGCGCCTCTACGGCGCCGACATCGGCGAGGTGGAATCGATCGACGCCGAGGACTTCACCGCGGCGGTGCAGATGCGCATCCGCTCGGATGTGCCGCTGCCCGCGGCCAGCACCGCGGAACTGCGCGCCGCCACCCCGCTCGGTGACGTCTTCGTCCAGATCCGGCCTCCCGGTAACGGTGAGGGTCCACTGCTGCGAGACGGCGACACGATCCCGAAGACCGCGACCGCGGCGGCGCCCACCGTCGAGGAACTGCTGAACTCGATGGCGATGCTGGTCAACGGCGGCACCATCCGCGCCCTGACCACCGACATCAACGGCGCCGGACGGGCCGTGGGCGGCCGCGGCACCAAGGTCGCCGACCTGATCTCGGAGACCAACGCCTTCCTGGCCAAGACCACGGCGCGCTCGACGCAACTGGACGGCGCCCTGCGCAGTACGTCGAAACTGGCCGTCGACATGGCCGCGCGGCGCACGTCGCTGGACCACGCGCTGGACGCGGGGGCCCCGGCGCTGGCGGTGATCGCCGACAACACCGGCAAAATCGCCGACCTCGCCGACACCGTGGCGCGGAGCACCGACGCGCTGTCGAAGTTCCCGTCCATGCGGCGCACCGACACCCGCAGCCTGGTCGCCGATCTGAACCGGCTCTCGGCGGTGTTCAACGACATCTCGGTGGACCCCAACCTGTCCCTGACGGCGTTCAACCGACTGCTGGGCATCCTGATCAAGGCAACGAATTCCACGGCGTTCAGCGTGCTGGCCAACATCCCGCAGATCGCACTCGGCGTGCTGCCGGACAAGAACTACCCCGGCGACCCCGGGTTCCACGGTCCCGACGGCACCGATTGGCACCTGATGATCGGCGGCCTGCGCTACGAGTGGAACATGCTGCTGGGCCGCATCTACGGACCGGACCGGCCATGA
- a CDS encoding MCE family protein — translation MSRRTKQLVTAAAVTTVIAVAAALVVLVPRYLHRQITVHAHFKDAVGLYSGNAVSVLGMQVGSVSSIESRGDHVEVTMKLDRDIPIPADVTAVTVSASLLTDRHIELTPPYTDGPRLLDGDLVPIGHTRTPVEFDKTLSMMNKLGSALRGDDRGSGPLGDLVNLGSQISSGNGEKIKSTLDKLSDALRVGPDGGDRTSKNIQEIVRGVADLSQAAATNDAQIRRFGSNVRQISDLLAEQNLGTGSTGAKLNQILSQVNGLLTRHRDELRGTFTSANTITTSLSDNQRGLAEVIDVVPLTVDNVYDMIDPGAGTLRVHLLTDKIVFASQFSKEICNLMGLKQLGCATGTMADYGPDFGLTGVLDLMANGIGPTVPGGR, via the coding sequence ATGAGCCGGCGGACAAAGCAACTCGTCACCGCCGCGGCGGTGACGACGGTGATCGCCGTCGCGGCGGCCCTGGTCGTGCTGGTACCCCGTTACCTACACCGGCAGATCACCGTGCATGCGCATTTCAAGGATGCCGTCGGGCTGTACTCCGGCAACGCGGTGTCGGTGCTGGGCATGCAGGTGGGCAGCGTCTCGAGCATCGAATCCAGGGGTGACCACGTGGAGGTCACCATGAAACTCGACCGCGACATCCCCATCCCGGCGGACGTCACCGCGGTCACGGTGTCCGCGTCGCTGCTGACCGACCGTCACATCGAGCTGACCCCGCCCTACACGGACGGGCCGCGGTTGCTCGACGGCGACCTGGTGCCGATCGGCCACACCCGCACCCCGGTCGAGTTCGACAAGACGCTGTCCATGATGAACAAGCTGGGCAGCGCGCTGCGCGGGGATGACCGCGGCAGCGGGCCGCTGGGGGACCTGGTCAACCTGGGTTCGCAGATCAGCTCCGGCAACGGCGAGAAGATCAAGTCCACCCTGGACAAGCTCTCCGATGCGCTGCGGGTCGGACCCGACGGTGGCGACCGCACCAGCAAGAACATCCAGGAGATCGTGCGCGGCGTGGCCGATCTGAGCCAGGCCGCCGCCACCAACGACGCCCAGATCCGCCGCTTCGGCTCCAACGTGCGCCAGATCAGCGACCTGCTGGCCGAACAGAACCTCGGAACCGGCAGCACCGGCGCGAAGCTCAACCAGATCCTCAGTCAGGTCAACGGCCTGCTCACCCGGCACCGCGACGAGCTGCGTGGGACGTTCACCAGCGCCAACACCATCACCACCTCACTCAGCGACAACCAGCGCGGATTGGCCGAGGTGATCGACGTCGTGCCGCTGACCGTGGACAACGTCTACGACATGATCGACCCCGGCGCGGGCACCCTGCGGGTGCACCTGCTCACCGACAAGATCGTGTTCGCCAGCCAGTTCTCCAAGGAGATCTGCAACCTGATGGGCCTCAAACAGCTGGGGTGCGCAACCGGGACGATGGCCGACTACGGACCGGACTTCGGGTTGACCGGGGTGCTGGACCTGATGGCCAACGGCATCGGGCCGACCGTACCGGGAGGACGGTGA
- a CDS encoding MCE family protein, with protein sequence MFTKRASTKRRTPLESYNKVWLGAIGLAIIGVLVAAVVLTSALDIGKRAYSAHFAQAAQIASGNKVTVAGIQVGEVTGVKLAGDHVIVRFSVDKNLTLGVDTRAAIKLTTILGARYLELSPAGAGEIAGDTIELTHTQVPYDLQNTLAGATDTLGPVDADRIAESVRVLSGSMQGLPDALPKSLENLDSLAGLVQSRRDQLGTLLTNVNTVVSVLHGQQADLGALVLQGNQILGEATSRQDSVRRLFAGISLLVDRAQTILADEPELDALLKNMSEFATMIADHDSLLRDLLQTAPITIRNLTNATGNGNSVDLNLPAGILVDSWMCAISGRARQFNLVEYFKDCK encoded by the coding sequence ATGTTCACCAAGCGTGCGTCCACCAAACGCCGAACCCCGCTGGAGAGCTACAACAAGGTGTGGCTGGGTGCCATCGGACTGGCCATCATCGGGGTGCTGGTCGCCGCCGTGGTGTTGACCAGCGCCCTGGACATCGGAAAACGGGCATACAGTGCGCATTTCGCGCAGGCCGCCCAGATCGCGTCCGGCAACAAGGTCACCGTCGCCGGTATCCAGGTCGGCGAGGTCACCGGCGTCAAGCTCGCCGGTGATCACGTCATCGTCCGGTTCAGCGTCGACAAGAACCTCACACTCGGCGTCGACACCCGCGCCGCGATCAAACTCACCACCATCCTCGGCGCCCGCTACCTGGAACTCTCCCCGGCCGGCGCCGGTGAGATCGCCGGCGACACCATCGAATTGACGCACACCCAGGTTCCGTACGACCTGCAGAACACGCTGGCCGGGGCCACCGACACGCTCGGCCCCGTCGATGCCGACCGGATCGCCGAGTCCGTCCGGGTGCTCAGCGGCTCCATGCAGGGACTGCCGGACGCGCTGCCGAAGTCGCTGGAGAACCTCGACTCGCTGGCCGGGCTGGTCCAGTCCCGCCGCGACCAACTCGGCACCCTGCTCACCAACGTCAACACCGTGGTGTCGGTGCTGCACGGTCAGCAGGCCGACCTGGGGGCGCTGGTGCTGCAAGGCAACCAGATCCTCGGCGAGGCCACCTCTCGCCAGGACTCGGTGCGCCGACTGTTCGCCGGGATCTCGCTGCTGGTCGACCGCGCGCAGACGATCCTGGCCGACGAACCGGAACTGGATGCGCTGCTGAAGAACATGAGCGAATTCGCCACCATGATCGCCGACCACGATTCGCTGCTGCGCGACCTGCTGCAGACCGCGCCGATTACCATCCGCAACCTGACCAACGCCACCGGCAACGGCAACTCGGTCGACCTGAACCTGCCCGCCGGGATCCTGGTCGACTCCTGGATGTGCGCGATCAGCGGTCGCGCCCGGCAGTTCAATCTCGTCGAATACTTCAAGGACTGCAAATGA
- a CDS encoding MlaD family protein: protein MKWVRRARIPLVLFVVFSVAVTWLVFATLRRDVAGPTTAYSAIFTDVSGLVEGDDVRVAGVRVGRVDSIELRGVDRARVSFRVRSNQTLYTNTLASVTYQNIIGQRYLGLSQGEGEREKLAPGAEIPESHTNPSFDISYMLNGFEPLFSELDPQQVDNLTNAIIAAFQGDQGSVLTLTTQAAELSRTLAGPDEVLGQMIGDLDTLMVSLAEQSANLQTMLHQSQSVLSELAARREGLVTSVGSITRNVTRLSEIVDAITPDLQQFVRREPGFLQHGLTDGRARFAFMAANLPLVLKGLARTTQDGTYINLYACDLDLALWRGLFHWFRAFVIAATPGNGNEVWHTAKCR from the coding sequence ATGAAATGGGTGCGCCGGGCCCGGATCCCGCTGGTCCTGTTCGTCGTCTTCTCGGTGGCGGTGACCTGGCTGGTGTTCGCCACGCTGCGCCGCGACGTCGCCGGGCCCACCACCGCCTACTCGGCGATCTTCACCGACGTCTCCGGGCTGGTGGAGGGCGACGACGTGCGGGTCGCCGGGGTCCGCGTCGGCCGGGTCGACTCGATCGAACTGCGCGGGGTGGACCGCGCACGGGTCAGTTTCCGGGTCCGCAGCAACCAGACGCTCTACACCAACACGCTGGCCTCGGTGACCTACCAGAACATCATCGGGCAGCGTTATCTCGGGCTGTCGCAGGGCGAAGGCGAACGCGAGAAGCTCGCGCCGGGAGCCGAGATCCCCGAATCCCACACCAACCCGTCGTTCGACATCTCCTACATGCTCAACGGTTTCGAACCGCTGTTCAGCGAACTCGACCCGCAGCAGGTGGACAACCTGACCAACGCCATCATCGCGGCGTTCCAGGGGGACCAGGGATCGGTGCTGACTCTCACCACGCAGGCGGCCGAACTCTCGCGGACGCTGGCCGGCCCCGACGAGGTGCTCGGCCAGATGATCGGCGACCTGGACACCCTGATGGTCAGCCTGGCCGAGCAGAGCGCCAACCTGCAGACCATGCTGCACCAGTCGCAGTCGGTGCTCTCCGAACTCGCCGCCCGCCGCGAGGGCCTGGTCACCTCGGTCGGCTCGATCACCCGCAACGTCACCCGGCTTTCGGAGATCGTCGACGCCATCACCCCGGATCTGCAGCAGTTCGTCCGCCGGGAGCCGGGATTCCTGCAGCACGGGCTGACCGACGGCCGGGCACGCTTCGCGTTCATGGCCGCCAACCTGCCGCTGGTGCTCAAGGGCCTGGCCCGCACCACCCAGGACGGCACCTACATCAACCTGTACGCCTGCGACCTCGACCTCGCCCTGTGGCGCGGTCTGTTCCACTGGTTCCGCGCCTTCGTCATCGCCGCCACACCCGGCAACGGCAACGAAGTCTGGCACACGGCGAAGTGCAGGTAG
- a CDS encoding MlaD family protein, which produces MSNSFDSNPRGSSNRSLSIIGVCFTMVAVVVAATMVAKSQGKLDDLVRVEIKLVNIGDGLPERSDTKFRGVIVGMVSGVTPSRNGQPNVVRVDLQPDYAARIPNNVTARVVPANIFAVSAVQLVENAGGQRPLHSGDVIEEDQTLPTVLFQNVLAKLRQLLASVGRAPDPNNIGVIAALAEATHGRGQKLTDAGRDLNSVIRELNSVMAPDASGPSTLSAIKAATESLRTASPDLFDALDSSVQPMRTFAEKRSQLTEFLTGGLGTAGTVGDALTNRSDQMIEISTGLTPAIGIITDNSGTFGTVSTKLQTFANKLYDEAWNPETYMITIKAIVAINPTRTYVRADCPRYGAMAGPSCATAPEMPVAPDLRPGLASKGMQLPPWVTENRPNLAPPRYSVNPPAADPAPAAEPAPAPDPAPAQPAQAPAPGPYPADVRPQSAVTYGGTVGPVGSRYESDQLSRIVGGPATSTTTLLLGPLTRGTHVEITPVAGGPR; this is translated from the coding sequence ATGTCGAACTCCTTTGACAGCAATCCGCGCGGCTCCAGCAACCGAAGCCTGTCCATCATCGGTGTCTGCTTCACCATGGTGGCCGTGGTCGTGGCCGCGACGATGGTCGCCAAATCCCAGGGCAAACTCGACGATCTGGTGCGCGTGGAGATCAAACTGGTCAACATCGGCGACGGTCTGCCGGAACGGTCGGACACCAAGTTCCGCGGCGTCATCGTCGGAATGGTGTCGGGGGTGACGCCGTCACGCAACGGTCAGCCCAACGTGGTACGCGTGGATCTGCAGCCCGACTACGCCGCACGGATCCCCAACAACGTGACCGCCCGGGTGGTACCCGCCAACATCTTCGCCGTCTCGGCCGTCCAACTGGTGGAAAACGCCGGGGGACAGCGGCCCCTGCACAGCGGTGACGTCATCGAGGAGGACCAGACCCTGCCGACCGTGCTGTTCCAGAACGTCCTGGCAAAGCTTCGCCAGCTGCTGGCCTCGGTCGGCCGGGCCCCGGACCCCAACAACATCGGCGTCATCGCCGCGCTGGCCGAGGCCACCCACGGTCGCGGACAGAAGCTGACCGATGCGGGGCGTGACCTCAATTCGGTTATCCGGGAACTGAATTCGGTCATGGCACCCGATGCGTCGGGACCCAGCACGCTGTCGGCGATCAAGGCCGCCACCGAAAGCCTGCGTACCGCGTCCCCGGATCTCTTCGACGCCCTGGACAGTTCCGTGCAGCCCATGCGCACGTTCGCCGAGAAGCGTTCGCAGCTCACCGAATTCCTCACCGGCGGCCTCGGCACCGCCGGCACGGTCGGCGACGCACTGACCAACCGCAGCGACCAGATGATCGAGATCAGCACCGGCCTGACCCCGGCGATCGGCATCATCACCGACAACTCCGGCACCTTCGGCACGGTCAGCACCAAACTGCAGACCTTCGCCAACAAGCTGTACGACGAGGCGTGGAACCCGGAGACGTACATGATCACCATCAAGGCGATCGTCGCGATCAACCCGACTCGCACCTACGTGCGGGCCGACTGCCCGCGCTACGGCGCGATGGCCGGGCCCAGTTGCGCCACCGCGCCGGAGATGCCCGTCGCACCGGATCTGCGCCCCGGCCTGGCCTCCAAGGGCATGCAGCTCCCGCCGTGGGTGACCGAGAACCGGCCCAATCTGGCGCCGCCGCGGTACTCGGTGAATCCACCGGCGGCCGACCCGGCCCCGGCCGCAGAACCCGCACCGGCTCCCGACCCGGCCCCGGCCCAGCCCGCCCAGGCTCCCGCGCCCGGGCCGTATCCCGCGGATGTGCGGCCGCAGTCGGCGGTCACCTACGGTGGCACCGTCGGCCCGGTCGGCAGCCGCTATGAATCCGATCAGCTCAGCCGGATCGTCGGCGGCCCGGCCACCTCCACCACCACCTTGCTGCTGGGTCCGCTGACCCGCGGCACCCACGTCGAGATCACCCCGGTCGCGGGAGGCCCACGATGA